The following proteins are co-located in the Kosmotoga arenicorallina S304 genome:
- a CDS encoding uracil-xanthine permease family protein, with amino-acid sequence MEKKSDYLQVEAQYDRSKDLKRWQFILLGLQHAFTMFGATVLVPYLTGIPVNLALFTAGVGTLIFHAVTKWKVPVFLGSSFAYISPMIAVTLYYLNNAGYEYDDIQKALSEGIDLAPMLGYATGAIIIAGVVKILIGYIIKLIGIRRFEKLFPPVVSGTMIMLIGLILSPVAVEMASTNWTVALISLGVAVFARLYLKGINRLVPVIWGIVAGYITAAILGEVSFTNLTGATWVSAPEFIMPKFSLFAISVIVPVAIAPSIEHFGDIFAVSAIAGKKFYEDPGMHRTLMGDGIATATAGILGGPACTTYSENTGVLAITKVFNPWVMRIAAIFAIVLSFIPKVGALVQSIPQSVMGGIEFLLFGMIASIGIKTLVQNKVKLDGKNLIVAALMLVSGLGGVRLEIGNFVLQGLGLAAVVGFSANLIFSLTKASDD; translated from the coding sequence ATGGAGAAGAAGAGCGATTATTTGCAGGTCGAAGCTCAATATGATAGAAGCAAAGACCTGAAACGCTGGCAGTTTATACTTTTGGGATTGCAACATGCATTCACAATGTTTGGTGCTACGGTTCTCGTTCCATACCTCACCGGAATTCCGGTAAATCTCGCTTTATTTACCGCCGGGGTGGGAACTCTTATATTCCATGCGGTAACGAAATGGAAGGTACCCGTTTTTCTCGGTTCAAGCTTCGCATATATTTCCCCTATGATTGCGGTAACCCTGTATTATTTGAACAATGCTGGTTATGAATACGACGACATTCAAAAAGCCCTCTCAGAGGGAATTGATCTTGCACCCATGCTTGGTTATGCTACCGGGGCCATAATAATAGCTGGGGTGGTGAAGATATTAATCGGCTACATAATAAAACTCATTGGCATCAGGCGCTTTGAGAAGTTATTCCCGCCTGTTGTTTCAGGAACAATGATTATGCTTATAGGGCTTATTCTCAGTCCTGTTGCGGTGGAAATGGCAAGCACCAATTGGACTGTCGCCTTGATCTCACTTGGTGTTGCTGTCTTTGCAAGGTTGTATCTGAAAGGCATTAACAGGCTTGTTCCAGTTATCTGGGGCATTGTTGCTGGATATATCACCGCTGCAATTCTCGGCGAAGTGAGTTTCACAAATCTCACAGGCGCAACATGGGTAAGTGCTCCTGAGTTCATCATGCCCAAGTTTTCACTTTTCGCCATATCGGTGATAGTACCTGTCGCTATTGCGCCATCCATAGAACACTTTGGAGATATATTTGCTGTTTCAGCCATTGCTGGCAAGAAATTTTATGAAGACCCAGGTATGCACCGCACTCTCATGGGCGATGGCATCGCCACTGCTACAGCGGGAATTTTAGGTGGCCCTGCCTGCACAACTTACAGCGAAAACACGGGAGTTCTTGCGATAACAAAGGTATTCAACCCCTGGGTAATGAGAATTGCCGCAATATTTGCGATTGTGCTTTCATTCATCCCCAAAGTTGGCGCTCTAGTTCAATCAATACCTCAATCAGTAATGGGTGGCATTGAATTTTTGCTTTTTGGTATGATAGCATCTATTGGAATAAAGACGCTTGTTCAAAACAAAGTAAAGCTTGATGGAAAAAACCTAATTGTTGCCGCTTTGATGCTGGTCTCAGGGCTTGGTGGCGTTAGACTGGAAATTGGCAATTTCGTTCTTCAGGGTCTGGGACTGGCTGCTGTTGTTGGGTTTTCTGCAAATCTCATTTTCTCTCTAACAAAGGCAAGTGATGATTGA
- a CDS encoding metallophosphoesterase family protein, protein MALIITSPASDSVQFSWYTGESIRCELEVYNDDFSTQATESNPSKFHVHNIGELKPDSNYHYLIRCNSSDEIMIEGSFSIPLNPGDEFEFAVYGDSRSNLSVHEKVVKTIAKKEPLFVIHTGDIVYSDNRLNDWEDFFKATEPFGSTLFLPVIGNHEKEARNYKAFFALPGNESYYSYRAGDLLFLMLNTNERFDRYSKQYKWLKSLLKSETAKFTIAVFHHPAFSYGSHGDSFFVKTILVPLFEKYGVDLVLTGHDHNYQRIEHNGITYIVTGGGGASLYGIKDLSGPTASFKGHHFVLFEYDSGYLKGICYDTNENVIDSFDLFPR, encoded by the coding sequence ATGGCTCTCATTATTACTTCGCCAGCATCTGATTCTGTTCAATTCAGCTGGTATACTGGCGAATCCATCCGTTGTGAATTAGAAGTCTATAACGATGATTTTTCAACGCAAGCAACTGAATCAAATCCTTCAAAGTTCCATGTACACAACATTGGTGAATTAAAACCCGACTCAAATTATCATTACCTCATCAGATGCAATTCTTCAGATGAAATAATGATTGAAGGAAGTTTTTCCATACCTTTAAATCCCGGTGATGAGTTTGAATTTGCTGTTTATGGAGATTCAAGGAGCAATCTGTCCGTGCATGAAAAAGTTGTCAAAACCATCGCAAAGAAAGAACCTCTATTTGTTATACATACCGGTGACATCGTTTATTCGGATAACCGATTGAACGACTGGGAAGATTTTTTCAAGGCAACCGAGCCTTTTGGAAGCACATTGTTTTTACCGGTGATAGGCAATCATGAAAAAGAAGCCCGGAACTATAAAGCCTTCTTTGCGCTTCCCGGAAATGAAAGCTACTATTCCTATCGAGCAGGGGATTTGCTTTTCCTTATGCTGAATACCAATGAGCGTTTTGACAGATATTCAAAACAGTACAAATGGCTAAAATCACTATTGAAAAGCGAAACTGCCAAATTCACCATCGCAGTCTTTCATCACCCTGCATTTAGCTACGGCTCTCATGGAGATTCCTTTTTCGTGAAAACAATCCTTGTCCCTCTTTTTGAAAAATATGGCGTTGATCTCGTGCTTACCGGGCATGACCACAATTACCAGCGAATAGAACATAATGGCATAACCTATATTGTAACAGGCGGTGGGGGCGCTTCGCTTTATGGTATCAAAGACCTTTCAGGGCCAACAGCAAGCTTTAAAGGGCATCATTTCGTGCTCTTTGAATACGATTCAGGTTACCTAAAAGGCATTTGTTATGATACAAATGAAAATGTTATAGACAGCTTCGACTTATTTCCCCGCTAA
- the atoD gene encoding acetate CoA-transferase subunit alpha, whose amino-acid sequence MKVLSFKDAGELILEGSILMIGGFLGCGTPDKLIDELIASGKGEFTVIANDTAFPDKGIGKLIVERRVKKVIASHIGTNPETQRQMIEKELEVELVPQGTLAERVRAGGVGLGGILTPTGVGTVVENGKQKIVIADKEYLLELPLRADYALLKAKRADYYGNLQFSLTARNFNPLMAMAAEKVIVEVEEIVPVGSIPPDSVHIPGVLVDYVVVGRCK is encoded by the coding sequence GTGAAGGTATTATCTTTCAAAGATGCAGGTGAATTGATTCTTGAAGGTTCTATTTTAATGATAGGCGGCTTTCTTGGATGCGGTACGCCTGATAAGCTCATAGATGAGCTAATTGCTTCTGGCAAGGGTGAGTTTACTGTTATAGCCAATGACACCGCTTTCCCGGACAAAGGAATCGGGAAGCTCATAGTGGAAAGGCGCGTCAAAAAAGTGATAGCATCCCACATTGGTACAAACCCTGAAACCCAGCGCCAGATGATAGAGAAAGAGCTTGAAGTCGAACTCGTTCCTCAGGGAACACTGGCAGAACGGGTACGTGCAGGCGGCGTTGGGCTGGGTGGAATACTCACCCCCACAGGTGTGGGCACAGTGGTTGAAAATGGGAAGCAGAAAATAGTCATAGCTGACAAAGAATATCTTTTGGAGCTTCCACTAAGGGCCGATTATGCATTGTTGAAAGCAAAACGAGCAGATTACTATGGAAACCTCCAGTTTTCATTGACCGCGAGGAACTTCAACCCGCTCATGGCCATGGCGGCGGAGAAAGTCATAGTTGAAGTGGAGGAAATAGTGCCTGTTGGAAGCATTCCCCCAGATTCAGTGCACATACCCGGGGTTCTCGTAGATTATGTAGTAGTGGGGAGGTGCAAATGA
- a CDS encoding CoA transferase subunit B, translating to MDAKELIARRVAQELKDGYLVNLGIGIPTLVANYIPAGIHVYFQSENGIIGMGPVPQEGMENPDLTNAGGQYVTALPGAMAFDSAMSFGIIRGGHLDVTVLGGLQVDEKGILANWMIPGKKVPGMGGAMDLVTGAKRVIVSMTHTAKGNPKIVKKCSLPLTSIRPVDLIVTDLAVIEPTEEGLVLKEVAPGVSVEEVLKQTEAKLIIPDTVPEMKLG from the coding sequence ATGGACGCGAAAGAGCTCATAGCGAGAAGAGTAGCCCAAGAACTCAAAGATGGATACCTTGTCAACCTGGGGATAGGGATACCCACGCTTGTGGCCAATTACATTCCCGCGGGGATACACGTGTATTTTCAGTCGGAAAACGGGATAATCGGAATGGGTCCCGTGCCACAGGAGGGCATGGAAAACCCTGACCTAACAAATGCCGGGGGTCAGTATGTAACGGCACTTCCAGGTGCGATGGCTTTTGACAGCGCGATGTCCTTCGGGATAATAAGGGGAGGGCATCTGGATGTAACGGTGCTTGGAGGTTTGCAGGTAGACGAAAAGGGGATACTGGCGAACTGGATGATACCCGGGAAGAAAGTCCCTGGAATGGGAGGGGCAATGGATCTGGTAACGGGTGCGAAAAGAGTGATAGTGTCTATGACCCACACAGCAAAGGGTAATCCAAAGATAGTTAAGAAATGCAGCCTGCCTCTCACATCGATAAGGCCGGTGGATTTGATAGTGACAGATTTAGCGGTGATAGAGCCAACAGAAGAAGGGCTTGTATTGAAAGAAGTGGCCCCCGGAGTGAGCGTTGAAGAGGTGCTGAAACAAACAGAAGCGAAACTCATAATCCCCGATACTGTCCCTGAAATGAAATTGGGGTGA
- a CDS encoding Nif3-like dinuclear metal center hexameric protein: MNAFEIEEYLNGILKPWNFEDFCFNGIQIEGSRNVKRVALGVSFNLAFIEKAIGWSADMLLVHHGIFGKDFFKLRGYLKKRVEKVLENGLTLMGYHLPLDAHPECGNNALIAKALGLEIEEPFDVGYIGGYNTPIETSTFLDRLSKLLNRKDLLSYVNRPTVQKVCVISGGGASDIIKLEGKVDTFITGEVKEHIRDLSREMQINFINAGHYATETFGVKEIGKLLEEKFGLETRFFDIYNEV, encoded by the coding sequence ATGAATGCCTTTGAGATAGAGGAATATCTTAACGGTATTTTGAAGCCATGGAATTTTGAAGACTTCTGCTTCAACGGGATTCAAATTGAAGGAAGCAGAAATGTAAAAAGAGTTGCTCTGGGTGTATCGTTCAATCTTGCCTTTATTGAAAAAGCAATTGGCTGGAGTGCTGATATGCTGCTGGTTCATCACGGGATTTTCGGAAAGGATTTTTTCAAACTGCGCGGATATCTAAAAAAAAGAGTAGAAAAGGTATTGGAAAATGGATTGACCCTTATGGGCTATCACCTGCCTTTAGATGCTCACCCTGAATGCGGAAACAACGCTCTGATAGCGAAGGCCCTTGGGTTGGAGATTGAAGAGCCTTTTGATGTAGGATATATAGGCGGTTACAATACCCCCATAGAAACCAGCACATTTCTTGACAGGCTGAGCAAGCTTCTTAACCGAAAGGACTTACTATCTTACGTGAATCGTCCGACGGTACAGAAAGTATGCGTGATCTCCGGAGGAGGAGCGAGTGATATTATAAAGCTGGAAGGAAAGGTGGATACCTTTATTACCGGTGAGGTAAAAGAGCATATACGCGATCTTTCAAGAGAAATGCAAATAAACTTCATTAATGCCGGGCATTATGCAACGGAAACTTTTGGAGTGAAAGAAATCGGCAAGCTTCTGGAAGAAAAGTTTGGTCTCGAAACGAGATTTTTTGATATCTACAATGAAGTGTGA
- a CDS encoding IS110 family RNA-guided transposase, with the protein MDVVGIDWAWDFHICYSIEKDKIWRIKDNKEGYRELLNEVSKEAVFVIEESFNRISDFLLSEGREVYLLPPKRSKEARGYHSNGIKTDSLDARSIALTYSEHPEYCIRARNNEEGRSFREQLRAYRYYKDEASRLKNKLHNELHDHFPEFVEEMGNWTKNKGKILLLSITDELKNLSIEEIHSHFKENQIAFTNSLREKAKALKKREWHITKYTLMMVANAARHLLEVEKGKQEMKKEMERNLKESKYRVILSLPGVGAVTGVALVAAFLNHEFKNYRNFQKYCGTVPVIIQSGNYRKCVMRKHCDRNLKGVLHMMALSAVNEGSWMRGYYARKIKEGKSFGHALRALANTLVKIAFAMLKGLKAYDEELFLSSRGNKSPQSNYTTKTSTQGTERRTNERFSLPDSVAQTNCHLGTVSGRLSP; encoded by the coding sequence ATGGATGTTGTGGGAATTGATTGGGCATGGGACTTTCACATCTGTTATTCCATCGAGAAGGACAAGATTTGGAGAATCAAAGACAACAAAGAAGGTTACAGGGAATTACTCAATGAAGTATCCAAAGAAGCTGTTTTTGTCATTGAAGAGAGTTTCAACAGGATAAGCGATTTTCTTCTTTCCGAAGGGAGAGAAGTTTATCTCTTGCCACCGAAAAGGTCGAAAGAAGCCCGGGGCTATCATTCCAACGGGATAAAGACAGATTCACTCGATGCCAGGAGCATTGCACTGACATACAGTGAACATCCAGAATACTGTATAAGGGCGAGAAACAACGAAGAAGGCAGGTCATTCAGGGAACAGTTGAGAGCTTACAGGTATTACAAAGACGAAGCCTCCAGATTGAAGAACAAACTGCACAACGAATTACACGATCATTTCCCGGAGTTTGTCGAAGAGATGGGGAACTGGACAAAGAACAAGGGGAAAATTCTTCTGCTCAGCATCACGGATGAACTCAAGAACCTCTCCATTGAAGAGATACACAGCCACTTCAAAGAGAACCAGATAGCTTTCACGAACTCGTTGAGGGAGAAGGCAAAAGCACTCAAAAAGAGGGAATGGCATATTACAAAATACACCCTCATGATGGTGGCAAATGCTGCCAGACACCTTCTCGAAGTGGAAAAAGGAAAGCAGGAAATGAAAAAGGAAATGGAAAGGAATTTGAAAGAATCGAAATACAGGGTGATATTGAGCCTGCCGGGAGTGGGAGCAGTAACGGGTGTAGCACTGGTGGCGGCATTTCTCAACCACGAATTTAAGAATTACAGGAATTTCCAGAAATACTGCGGGACAGTGCCTGTAATAATCCAAAGCGGGAACTACCGCAAATGCGTGATGAGGAAACACTGTGACAGGAACCTGAAAGGGGTTCTGCATATGATGGCACTGAGTGCGGTGAACGAGGGATCGTGGATGAGGGGATATTATGCCAGGAAAATAAAGGAGGGCAAGTCCTTTGGACATGCCCTCAGAGCATTGGCGAATACCCTCGTCAAGATAGCCTTCGCCATGCTAAAAGGCTTGAAAGCCTACGATGAGGAACTCTTTTTGTCCTCGCGTGGGAACAAGAGCCCTCAGTCAAATTATACAACAAAAACAAGCACGCAGGGAACTGAAAGAAGGACAAATGAAAGGTTCTCCCTGCCTGATTCTGTTGCTCAAACAAACTGCCATTTGGGAACGGTTTCAGGCAGATTGTCTCCTTGA
- a CDS encoding Ldh family oxidoreductase — protein MIYEDVYWVDFDTLEHFMADVFVKLGVPEEDAKICANVLITSDKRGIDSHGVGRLKPIYVDRIRAGIQSPFTKFEIVRESPTTAVVDGHNGMGHVVGYKAMNLAIEKAKKYGMGMVAVRNSTHYGIAGYYALMAIDAGMIGITGTNARPSIAPTFGIEPMLGTNPLTFGMPTDEEFPFVLDCATSVSQRGKIEVYARAGKEIPKGWVIGQDGNTRTDTIQILEDLKKGTAALVPLGGIGEETAGYKGYGYATVVEILSAALQGGAFLKMLSGFDENGNRIPYNLGHFFIAIDIEAFTDLESFKKTTGEILRALRNSKKAPGAERIYTAGEKEYLAWLERKDKGAPLNNALRKQLTQLRDELELSQYVFPWE, from the coding sequence ATGATTTATGAAGATGTCTATTGGGTAGATTTTGATACTTTAGAACATTTCATGGCAGATGTTTTCGTGAAACTTGGGGTTCCCGAAGAAGACGCAAAAATCTGTGCCAACGTTCTCATCACCTCAGACAAAAGAGGGATTGACTCCCACGGTGTGGGAAGACTTAAACCCATCTATGTTGACAGAATCAGGGCTGGCATTCAAAGCCCTTTCACGAAATTTGAGATTGTAAGAGAGTCTCCTACAACCGCCGTTGTCGACGGCCATAACGGAATGGGCCATGTAGTTGGGTACAAAGCCATGAATTTAGCCATAGAAAAGGCTAAGAAATATGGAATGGGTATGGTTGCAGTCAGAAATTCCACACACTACGGAATAGCAGGATACTACGCTTTGATGGCCATTGATGCTGGAATGATAGGTATTACCGGGACAAATGCGAGACCTTCCATCGCCCCAACTTTTGGCATTGAACCTATGCTCGGCACAAATCCTCTCACCTTTGGAATGCCTACAGATGAAGAATTCCCTTTTGTATTAGATTGCGCTACAAGCGTCTCTCAACGCGGAAAGATAGAAGTTTACGCAAGGGCTGGTAAAGAAATACCAAAAGGCTGGGTCATAGGCCAGGATGGCAACACTCGAACAGATACGATTCAAATACTGGAAGATTTGAAAAAGGGCACTGCAGCACTTGTCCCCTTAGGTGGCATCGGCGAAGAAACTGCTGGATACAAAGGATATGGCTATGCAACTGTAGTTGAAATACTTTCAGCAGCCCTCCAGGGCGGAGCTTTTTTGAAAATGCTCTCCGGTTTTGATGAAAATGGAAACAGAATCCCCTACAATCTGGGGCATTTTTTCATTGCTATTGATATAGAAGCCTTCACCGATCTGGAGAGCTTCAAAAAGACAACCGGCGAAATCCTGAGAGCATTGAGGAACTCTAAGAAAGCCCCGGGAGCCGAAAGAATTTATACAGCCGGGGAAAAAGAATATCTCGCCTGGCTTGAAAGAAAAGACAAAGGAGCTCCATTGAACAATGCGTTGAGAAAACAGCTTACACAGCTAAGAGATGAGCTGGAACTTAGCCAATATGTATTCCCCTGGGAATGA
- a CDS encoding GGDEF domain-containing protein, protein MRWLSSSFIRFLLGIALFFLLVTLLEALSRPEGIELSGEWKLIHPDGNEEHVEVPFYRIVDNQGIYTAVKTFPRYKGDAIMLSCVSNHGMRIYLNGTLLKEIGDFESGTANIWNYSHLVRLDEGLLKDTNTLTLEMKVAYDVGIQRAPLIVKYAKVSWRNGILNFFISDIYLLAMGGGIILGAVLLVFGLSVPGDHVHFVYIATASLLSSVFLLEFVYRETTGNMDSLLLFEKATLAAGLVAIAFLVLGVSKFVGAKRKFSILIFASNLSGVVFFFLIPNLITLKKMQIVYDLLFVVSAITLAIMVFKYRKKYLIFSATFFSAAILYSVIAELTGIQGIYISGYGVLIASLGFGVALIENYRDIYKKVELIHKKSLIDPLTGVFNRGILQEIPDFNDDVVVMIDLDNFKEINDKYGHEAGDKALVTFVEKARENLRKKDIIVRYGGDEFLLILKNCDEFEALDIVNRITSALENISRLKYSYGIARIENDLYDAIRLADERMYKMKKENQSSSLK, encoded by the coding sequence ATGAGATGGTTGAGTAGTAGTTTTATAAGATTTCTGCTTGGTATAGCGCTTTTCTTTTTGCTTGTTACTTTATTAGAAGCTTTGAGCAGGCCAGAGGGAATAGAGCTCTCTGGTGAATGGAAACTCATTCACCCTGATGGAAATGAAGAACACGTAGAAGTTCCTTTTTACAGAATTGTCGATAATCAAGGAATATACACAGCCGTAAAAACCTTTCCGCGTTACAAGGGCGACGCAATAATGCTTTCGTGTGTTTCTAACCACGGGATGAGGATATATCTCAATGGAACGTTGCTAAAAGAAATCGGGGATTTTGAATCCGGGACTGCAAATATATGGAACTACTCTCATCTTGTTCGATTAGATGAAGGTTTGCTAAAGGATACAAATACCTTAACACTGGAAATGAAGGTCGCATATGATGTAGGAATACAGCGGGCTCCCTTGATTGTGAAATATGCAAAAGTGAGTTGGCGCAATGGAATATTGAATTTCTTTATTAGCGACATATATCTGCTTGCTATGGGCGGGGGAATTATCCTTGGTGCTGTTTTGCTGGTTTTTGGTCTTTCAGTCCCTGGGGATCATGTCCACTTCGTTTATATTGCAACTGCATCGTTATTGTCTTCAGTCTTCTTGCTGGAATTTGTCTATAGGGAAACCACAGGTAATATGGATTCGCTACTGTTGTTTGAGAAAGCCACCCTTGCAGCTGGACTGGTGGCAATAGCCTTTTTGGTTCTGGGCGTGTCGAAATTCGTTGGAGCAAAGAGAAAGTTTTCGATTTTAATTTTTGCATCTAACCTTTCTGGAGTTGTTTTTTTCTTTTTAATTCCAAACTTGATAACCTTAAAAAAAATGCAGATTGTTTATGATCTTCTTTTTGTGGTTAGCGCTATAACTTTGGCTATTATGGTTTTTAAGTATAGAAAGAAATATCTTATCTTTTCAGCAACTTTTTTCTCAGCCGCAATTTTATACTCTGTAATCGCTGAATTAACAGGGATTCAGGGCATATATATTTCTGGTTATGGTGTTCTTATAGCCTCACTTGGTTTTGGCGTAGCGCTGATAGAAAATTACAGAGACATTTATAAAAAGGTGGAATTGATCCATAAGAAGTCACTTATAGACCCCTTAACGGGGGTTTTCAACCGGGGTATCCTTCAAGAAATTCCCGATTTTAACGACGATGTTGTGGTCATGATAGATCTTGACAATTTCAAGGAGATAAACGACAAATACGGGCATGAAGCTGGCGATAAAGCGCTTGTTACATTTGTGGAAAAGGCGAGGGAGAACTTAAGGAAAAAAGACATAATAGTGCGATATGGTGGTGATGAATTCCTGCTTATCTTGAAAAACTGCGATGAATTTGAAGCCCTTGATATTGTGAATCGAATAACATCGGCACTTGAAAACATCTCTAGATTGAAATACTCGTATGGTATCGCGCGAATTGAAAATGACCTCTATGATGCCATCAGATTGGCAGACGAAAGAATGTACAAAATGAAGAAAGAAAATCAAAGCTCTTCCTTAAAATGA
- a CDS encoding MarR family winged helix-turn-helix transcriptional regulator has product MKHSRSLGREITLITRSLKTYLDRELEELSLGSGHFFLLMALYCKEGMSQKSLSDYLSVDKGTTTRLVRKLEKLKLVEVKEDPEDKRVNRVFLTKKGHELKERFKKISDKFSREALKGFSSNEKKQLFNLLEKVCENTLHFKEEL; this is encoded by the coding sequence ATGAAGCATTCAAGATCTCTCGGAAGGGAAATTACGTTAATCACAAGAAGTTTAAAAACTTACTTGGACAGAGAACTTGAAGAGCTCTCGCTTGGAAGCGGGCATTTTTTTCTCCTTATGGCCCTTTATTGTAAAGAAGGAATGTCCCAAAAATCATTGAGTGATTACCTTAGTGTAGATAAAGGGACCACAACAAGATTAGTCAGGAAACTTGAAAAACTCAAATTGGTTGAAGTAAAAGAAGACCCGGAGGACAAAAGGGTAAACAGGGTTTTTCTGACTAAAAAGGGGCATGAATTAAAGGAAAGATTTAAAAAAATCAGTGATAAATTCTCTCGGGAAGCGTTAAAAGGATTTTCGAGCAATGAAAAAAAACAGCTGTTCAATTTGCTCGAAAAAGTCTGTGAAAATACCCTTCATTTTAAGGAAGAGCTTTGA
- a CDS encoding MATE family efflux transporter, producing the protein MDRQRMLAEERIGKLLVKLSVPAMIGMLVQALYNFVDTIFVGRGVGSLGIAGITISFPVQIFVMAFAQLIGIGGASIISRSLGAGDKPKANRTAGNIFTVVIFFGLIMALMGLIFLKPILTLLGASPTIMPYAADYLGIILFGTFFFSFAMATNSVVRAEGNARVAMYTMLISAILNIILDPIFIFGLDLGVKGAALATVISQATTAFYLLYYFLSGKSLLHIKSHDLKPEIPIIKESFAIGFSAFVRQAAGSVLGIIMNNTLVAYGGDIAVAVFGVINRLLMVFLMPMFGINQGFMPILGFNYGAKKLDRVLRVIKLATIAESIISILAFTFLFSFPGFLIGIFSKDSELILIGSDAMRKVILMLPLIGFQVIGAGMFQALGKAFPALILSMARQILFLIPIVLVLPHIAGLDGVWFSFPIADVSAFLITFVLFIKQIRNLKSEIGKAAWEG; encoded by the coding sequence ATGGACAGACAACGTATGCTCGCTGAAGAGAGAATCGGAAAACTGCTTGTTAAACTGTCAGTGCCTGCTATGATAGGCATGCTGGTACAGGCTTTATACAATTTCGTCGATACGATTTTTGTTGGAAGGGGTGTCGGGTCCCTTGGAATAGCGGGCATAACGATATCCTTTCCTGTCCAGATATTTGTTATGGCTTTTGCCCAGCTCATAGGTATTGGCGGCGCTTCCATAATTTCCCGAAGCTTAGGAGCAGGCGACAAACCAAAAGCCAACAGAACAGCCGGGAATATTTTTACGGTGGTTATTTTCTTTGGCCTTATTATGGCGTTAATGGGGCTAATTTTCCTGAAACCAATATTGACTTTGTTAGGAGCTAGTCCAACAATAATGCCGTATGCTGCCGACTATCTTGGCATTATCCTCTTTGGTACTTTCTTCTTTTCCTTCGCCATGGCAACAAACAGTGTTGTCAGAGCAGAAGGAAACGCCAGGGTTGCCATGTATACCATGCTCATATCCGCAATATTGAATATCATTCTGGATCCTATATTTATTTTCGGTCTGGATCTAGGTGTAAAGGGAGCGGCCCTTGCAACGGTCATATCACAGGCAACAACGGCCTTTTATTTGCTGTATTATTTTCTGAGCGGAAAAAGCCTTTTACACATAAAATCCCATGATCTCAAACCTGAAATACCTATAATAAAAGAATCCTTTGCAATAGGGTTTTCGGCTTTTGTGAGACAAGCAGCGGGCAGCGTGCTCGGAATAATTATGAATAACACCCTGGTTGCATACGGCGGAGATATAGCAGTGGCTGTGTTCGGGGTAATAAACAGGCTATTAATGGTGTTTCTGATGCCGATGTTCGGTATAAATCAGGGATTTATGCCTATATTGGGGTTCAATTACGGCGCTAAAAAACTCGACAGGGTTTTAAGAGTTATTAAATTGGCCACAATAGCCGAATCAATTATATCCATCCTTGCCTTCACCTTTTTGTTCAGCTTTCCCGGATTTTTAATAGGCATATTTTCAAAGGACAGCGAACTAATTCTCATAGGAAGCGATGCTATGCGAAAAGTAATTCTCATGCTCCCTCTGATTGGCTTTCAGGTCATAGGCGCTGGCATGTTCCAAGCCCTCGGGAAAGCCTTTCCAGCTCTTATATTATCTATGGCAAGGCAGATTTTGTTTCTCATTCCAATTGTTCTCGTTCTTCCTCATATTGCTGGCCTTGATGGCGTGTGGTTTTCTTTCCCCATTGCTGATGTCTCTGCTTTTTTAATTACCTTTGTGCTTTTTATAAAACAGATAAGGAATCTCAAATCGGAAATAGGAAAAGCAGCGTGGGAGGGATAA